Proteins encoded in a region of the Photobacterium angustum genome:
- the hpf gene encoding ribosome hibernation-promoting factor, HPF/YfiA family, producing MSIKITARGFELPDYLEQHIKEAFFKFDKFKIAFQSKDVFMKLEEGRNFTVEIATKSNLGKIDASGEANELIDAFNEAFDRLERQIIKHKEKPQAHLSEKAQKEKAHLIKEEDETLANL from the coding sequence ATGAGCATTAAAATTACAGCACGCGGTTTTGAACTTCCTGACTACCTAGAACAACATATTAAAGAAGCATTCTTTAAGTTTGATAAATTCAAAATTGCCTTTCAAAGCAAAGATGTATTCATGAAACTTGAAGAAGGTCGTAACTTTACTGTTGAGATTGCAACTAAATCTAACTTAGGCAAAATCGATGCCTCAGGTGAAGCAAATGAGCTTATTGATGCATTTAACGAAGCATTTGATCGTTTAGAGCGTCAAATCATTAAACATAAAGAAAAACCACAAGCTCACCTAAGTGAAAAAGCACAAAAAGAAAAAGCTCACTTAATTAAAGAAGAAGACGAAACACTAGCAAATCTATAA
- a CDS encoding RNA recognition motif domain-containing protein, with protein MKILVRNLSRSTTEIQLRKMFEEFGKVGNCNLVLDAITGKSKGFAFVEMDDEEQAARAMKALNETMIDNSRIRVKTAQ; from the coding sequence ATGAAAATTCTAGTTCGTAACCTTTCTCGAAGCACCACTGAAATCCAACTTCGTAAAATGTTTGAAGAGTTTGGCAAAGTAGGAAACTGTAACCTTGTTTTAGATGCAATTACAGGTAAGTCAAAAGGCTTTGCTTTTGTAGAAATGGACGATGAGGAACAAGCAGCTCGTGCGATGAAAGCTTTAAATGAAACGATGATAGATAACAGTCGTATTCGAGTAAAAACAGCACAGTAA